In Sparus aurata chromosome 2, fSpaAur1.1, whole genome shotgun sequence, a single genomic region encodes these proteins:
- the jam3a gene encoding junctional adhesion molecule C, with the protein MAIVRLVACFVLYASLGHIPSSLGVILRTTDKIVWANEFEPIELTCLIESISTNNPRIEWKKIKNGVPSYVYFQNRISGDLEHRAQLREPANILIFNTTRSDTAEYRCEVAAIDDQRDFDEILISLAVRVKPVVPRCSVPEAVTVGTSTEMRCLENEGFPAPQYRWFHNNEELPQDPKISPKLVNSSYSINPDTGGLKFRRVRKEDAGEYYCQAKNDAGHAQCPPQMMEVYDVDILGIFLKSFGAVIVFFCLAATICHSLRRGCFSKKGHNENNYNWPAQTDGVEYGDADEGHFRHKSSFII; encoded by the exons GTCACATCCCATCATCTCTTGGAGTAATCCTCCGAACCACAGACAAGATTGTGTGGGCAAATGAGTTTGAGC CCATCGAGCTGACCTGTTTAATAGAGTCCATCTCAACAAACAACCCAAGGATTGAGTGGAAAAAGATTAAGAACGGTGTTCCCAGCTATGTGTACTTTCAAAATAGGATATCAG GGGACTTGGAGCACAGAGCTCAGCTCAGAGAGCCGGCCAACATCCTGATCTTCAACACCACCCGATCAGACACTGCAGAGTACCGCTGCGAGGTGGCCGCCATCGATGATCAAAGGGACTTTGATGAAATACTTATTAGTCTTGCAGTAAGAG TGAAGCCTGTGGTACCAAGGTGCAGCGTGCCAGAGGCCGTCACAGTTGGAACATCAACGGAAATGCGATGTCTGGAGAACGAGGGCTTCCCTGCTCCCCAGTACCGCTGGTTCCACAACAACGAGGAGCTTCCTCAGGACCCCAAAATCAGCCCGAAGCTGGTCAACTCCTCTTACAGCATCAACCCCGACACTGGAGGACTG AAATTTCGAAGAGTGAGGAAGGAGGACGCAGGGGAGTACTACTGCCAGGCAAAGAACGATGCGGGACACGCGCAGTGTCCCCCGCAAATGATGGAAGTCT ATGACGTGGACATTCTTGGGATTTTCCTCAAGTCTTTTGGCGCTGtgattgttttcttctgtttggcTGCTACCATTTGTCATTCCCTGAGACGTGGCTGCTTCTCCAAAAAAGGTCACAATGAAAATAA ttacAACTGGCCAGCACAGACTGATGGTGTTGAATATGGTGATGCAGATGAG GGCCATTTTCGCCACAAGTCTTCATTCATCATTTGA